AATTCCGACCGCGGGCTGAATGGAGGTTTTGTCAACAGGAATATATCATATTCTTCTTGCATACTATTACCTCTTTTTAAAATAAGATGACGGAGTCTGAGTTTTCCATTGCTTCCAGAAAATCCTCTTCATCGACAAGTTCTATGGTCTCTATCAGGGTTTCCCCAAAAAGCCCTCTCTCTATTAGTGAGGGTTCATGCACAAGTACTCTTAACTCTCCATATGAGTAGAGGATATCTGAAAGGTTTGGCATTCCAAGATTTGTGCTGTCCTGGTCAGCAGCTACAAGATAAACCCCAGCTCCATAAAGGCCGAGAGTTACGTTCATTTCCGTAAGACTTACTGCAGCCGCATTTAGTGCTCCAAAGGCTTTTTCACTGCCATATGGAGCTGTATCCAGTAGATAGAGTATCGATTTCATAGGAATCTGGATCTCACAAAAATCCTTGTTATTTCAACCTTATCTTGACAGTGAGATTACTTTGTCACTCTTATGCAACATTTCTGAAAGTTCATAAAGGCTGGAAATTTTTATTCCGGGAATGTAGTCTTCGCAGTTATTTCCATTAGCATTCTCTTCTTCTACAATGTAACCTCTTGCAGCAGCACACCGTGCACAGGCTCTGATTACAGCTCCTTTTTCTGCAAGCCCGGTGAAAAGTTCACCTGTATTGATAAAAAATGATGGACTCTGGCCTTTTTTGGGGATATGCACTGCATCCAGGTACAGGAATATATTCACCTGATATTGTTTAAGTGCGCCTTCGGCAAGTTTGCAGGCAATTTCAGCATATTCGGAAATATAAGGGCCGTCGGTAAGTACAATAGTAAGCGTCTTCAAAATTTCCTCCGAGTAAGTTGATTTTTGTTAACTGGGTTTAAATATAATTGACCAAAACATGTAGACGCTCCTGATTACTTTTGTACTCCGGTTCTTTAAGAAGCGTACACTTTTCCAGAGAAGCCTGTCTGGCCATAAGCTTGATGGCAAAACTGTAACATCCTTGTTCGCCGCATTTGCCACAGTTGGTTTGGGGCAGGTGTTTGTAGATCTCCATCAGGTCAACCTTTACCTTTTCTCTGGGAGCTGGAGCTTCACCTTTTGCAATACCCTCATTGATAATACTCTTCAGTCTTTCAAGTTCTTCTTTAGCTTCATCCTCATTTTTGATCATCCTTATGATGACTTTCCCACTACCGTAAATAGTTGTGATGATTTCTCCTTTTTTAATTATCAAGCTATCTTTTCTATCTGAGTAATTACTTCTTGGAAAGAGGGGCTCCAGGAGTTTCAGGATTCCACCCAGAGATGGAGTCATATTTGCACTCACCCTGAGTCTTGAGGAATCAGCTATGCAGGGCAAAACCTGTCTGATCCTTGCAATCTCTATTGGTTTTGCTTGAGAAAAGTCTACAGTTTTTTCCTCACTCTTTTCGGTTTTATTCTTAAGGAAATTCTTGCCATATTCGCTTAACTTTACGATTCCTTCTTCTAATTTAATCAGACCTGCCTGCTGCAATATTCTGAGATGAAAGTCAAGCGTTGCTTTCCCAACTATCTCTCCTATTTCCCCGGTACTTTTAGATCCGTTCGCCAGGAAGTTAATAATTTTCCGTCGGGTGCCATTGGCTATAGCAAAGCTTACGAGTTTTGTTTCATTCTGGTCTCCCGGCATCTTAACACCTGTCGAAGCTATTCCTGCAAGGTAATCTCTTACAGTAACATTAATATATTCGGAGATATGGCATGGAGCTGCCAGTTAACACTAAAGTTAGCGTCTTAAAAATCTCGGTTTAATGAATTTTTCATAAAACCGGTTCAGATGTACGCACACAGGACCTGCAGTTGCTCGAAATTGGTTGCATATTCCGGTTCTTTGAGAGGTGTGCATTTGTCCAGGGTGACCTCCCCTCCCATGAGTTTTATAGCAAAGGTATAGCAGCTCTGC
The genomic region above belongs to Methanosarcina horonobensis HB-1 = JCM 15518 and contains:
- a CDS encoding DsrE/DsrF/TusD sulfur relay family protein gives rise to the protein MKTLTIVLTDGPYISEYAEIACKLAEGALKQYQVNIFLYLDAVHIPKKGQSPSFFINTGELFTGLAEKGAVIRACARCAAARGYIVEEENANGNNCEDYIPGIKISSLYELSEMLHKSDKVISLSR
- a CDS encoding DsrE family protein produces the protein MKSILYLLDTAPYGSEKAFGALNAAAVSLTEMNVTLGLYGAGVYLVAADQDSTNLGMPNLSDILYSYGELRVLVHEPSLIERGLFGETLIETIELVDEEDFLEAMENSDSVILF
- a CDS encoding (Fe-S)-binding protein, whose protein sequence is MPGDQNETKLVSFAIANGTRRKIINFLANGSKSTGEIGEIVGKATLDFHLRILQQAGLIKLEEGIVKLSEYGKNFLKNKTEKSEEKTVDFSQAKPIEIARIRQVLPCIADSSRLRVSANMTPSLGGILKLLEPLFPRSNYSDRKDSLIIKKGEIITTIYGSGKVIIRMIKNEDEAKEELERLKSIINEGIAKGEAPAPREKVKVDLMEIYKHLPQTNCGKCGEQGCYSFAIKLMARQASLEKCTLLKEPEYKSNQERLHVLVNYI